A window from Lachnoanaerobaculum umeaense encodes these proteins:
- the secY gene encoding preprotein translocase subunit SecY, which produces MLTTLRNAFKVKDVRKKLLYTFMMLVVIRFGSNLPIPGVNTTFFKNLFAKQSGDAFGFFNAITGGSFENMSVLALSITPYITSSIIIQLLTIAIPALEELQQDGEDGRKKIVEYTRYLTIALALLQSSAMAIGFGKQDLLLHYTIKSVVVTIFTMTAGSAFLMWIGERITENGVGNGISIVLLLNILSSLPNDFKNLYERFLKDQTVARMVVAAVIILAFIIIMVIFTIILQDAERRIPVQYSSKTQGRRSVGGTSSHIPLKVNTAGVIPVIFASSIFSTPIVIGQFLQINNGSIVGEILTYMNSSMWFKPEAPKYSIGLIVYIILIVLFAYFYTSITFNPLEVANNMKKSGGFVPGIRPGKPTSDYFSKILSHIIIIGATGLIIVCIIPIIISGLFNISRLSFTGTSLIIIVGVVLETIKAIESQMLVRNYRGFLLD; this is translated from the coding sequence ATGCTCACAACACTCCGTAATGCATTTAAGGTGAAGGATGTAAGAAAGAAACTTCTGTACACATTTATGATGCTGGTAGTTATTCGCTTTGGCAGTAATTTACCTATACCGGGTGTAAACACAACTTTTTTTAAGAATCTTTTTGCAAAGCAATCAGGCGATGCGTTTGGATTTTTTAATGCAATAACTGGTGGTTCTTTTGAAAATATGAGTGTACTTGCACTGAGTATCACTCCATATATTACAAGTTCTATTATAATCCAGCTTTTAACAATAGCGATTCCGGCACTTGAGGAATTGCAGCAGGATGGCGAAGATGGCAGAAAAAAGATAGTCGAATATACAAGATATTTGACTATCGCACTAGCCCTCTTACAATCTTCAGCTATGGCAATAGGATTTGGCAAACAGGACCTTCTACTTCATTATACAATAAAGAGTGTAGTTGTAACTATATTTACAATGACAGCAGGTAGTGCATTTTTGATGTGGATTGGAGAAAGAATAACAGAGAATGGAGTAGGGAATGGTATTTCCATAGTTCTTTTGTTAAATATACTTTCATCATTACCAAATGATTTCAAGAATCTGTATGAGAGATTCTTAAAAGATCAGACAGTAGCTAGAATGGTAGTTGCTGCAGTTATTATATTGGCATTTATAATTATAATGGTAATATTTACTATTATATTACAGGATGCCGAAAGAAGAATTCCTGTACAATATTCATCCAAAACGCAGGGTAGAAGAAGTGTGGGCGGAACATCATCTCATATTCCTTTAAAGGTAAATACTGCAGGTGTTATTCCGGTAATATTTGCTTCTTCAATATTCTCTACTCCTATAGTTATTGGCCAATTCTTACAAATAAATAATGGCTCAATAGTAGGTGAGATATTGACATATATGAATTCATCAATGTGGTTTAAGCCTGAGGCACCGAAGTATTCTATTGGACTGATAGTTTATATCATATTGATTGTCTTATTTGCTTACTTTTATACATCAATTACTTTTAACCCACTTGAGGTAGCTAATAATATGAAAAAATCAGGTGGTTTTGTTCCGGGTATCAGACCGGGTAAGCCAACAAGTGATTATTTCTCAAAGATTTTAAGTCACATCATAATTATAGGTGCAACAGGCCTTATAATCGTTTGTATTATACCTATAATAATTTCAGGATTGTTCAATATCAGTAGACTTTCATTTACCGGAACATCCTTGATCATCATTGTTGGTGTTGTACTTGAGACAATAAAAGCAATTGAATCACAAATGCTTGTAAGAAATTACAGAGGATTCTTATTAGACTAA
- a CDS encoding adenylate kinase, giving the protein MKIIMLGAPGAGKGTQAKRIANKYNIPHISTGDIFRANIKEKTELGNKAKEYMDKGELVPDDITIGMLLDRIHKDDCKNGFVLDGFPRTIPQAKSLTNALSELGEKIDYAINVDVPDESIISRMSGRRACLNCGNTYHIMYSAPKTENVCDNCGNELVIRDDDKPETVKKRLEVYHDQTQPLIDYYDNEKILASVDGTKDMEEVFLDIIAVLE; this is encoded by the coding sequence ATGAAGATTATTATGTTAGGTGCACCGGGTGCCGGAAAAGGTACACAGGCAAAGAGAATTGCAAACAAGTATAATATACCACATATATCTACAGGTGATATATTTAGAGCTAATATAAAAGAAAAAACTGAGCTTGGAAATAAAGCAAAAGAGTATATGGACAAAGGTGAGCTGGTTCCTGATGATATTACTATCGGAATGCTTTTGGATAGAATACATAAGGATGATTGTAAGAACGGATTTGTACTTGACGGTTTTCCTAGAACAATTCCACAGGCAAAATCTTTGACTAATGCTTTATCAGAGCTTGGTGAAAAAATAGATTATGCTATAAATGTAGATGTACCTGACGAATCAATCATCAGTAGAATGAGCGGTAGAAGAGCCTGTCTAAATTGTGGAAACACATATCATATAATGTATTCTGCACCAAAGACGGAAAATGTATGTGATAATTGTGGAAATGAACTTGTTATTAGGGATGATGATAAGCCTGAAACTGTTAAGAAAAGACTTGAGGTGTATCATGATCAGACACAGCCTTTGATTGATTACTATGATAATGAGAAAATACTCGCATCAGTAGACGGTACAAAGGATATGGAAGAAGTATTCCTGGATATTATTGCAGTTTTGGAATAG